CAGGCCGGGGCCGCCACGCCCCGGCGACCGCCCCCGTAAGGGCGGTTTCGCGGGGTTACGCGGCCTTGTAGCTCACGGTGGCCTTGGCTTCCTGAATCCGCAGGCAGTTGGCCACGGCAAACTGCATCGGGTCGTCGCCATCAAGGGCAAGGCTGACCAGCTTGGGTTCGGGCGAATAGGTGGCCTTTTCCTTCACGAGGTCGGGGAAGCGGTCGCCCAGCAGTTCGCGCAGGGTGCCCACGTCGGCAATGGCCACGGAATCGCGCAGGGACACGGTGCAGTCCACGCTCGCGATGACGATGTGCAGGGTGCCGTTGCCGTCCATCCAGCGCGGCACCTCCGCAAGAATTTTCGCGTTCACTTCCTCCAGCTTGTCCTTCAGCCCGTCGATCTCGTTCTTCAGGGCCGCGCCGTGCAGCACCAGTTCGCCCAGCGAGGCCGGGGCGGCGAAGGTCTGCTTGCCCAGCCTGACGGTAGGCGTGGGCGGCGTGGGCAGGTGGGACACGTTGGATTCCTGCACTTTCTTCAGCTTCTTTGCGGCAGTCGCCATGTCAGTTTCCTCCGTTGGGTTGTTCGGGTTGGGGTCTGTGGGGGCAGGCCTGGCAGGCGCGCCAGTGGCGCAGGGCTGCCGGGCTGGATGTCGGTATGGGGCCGTTGTGGCGGGCGCATTCCAGCGCGGTCAGTTCACGCCCCAGAAAGGGGCACGCCACCCGCCCGTAGGTTTCGAGGATGCGTTGCGCCATGCGGTCGGTGCGGCCAGGGTAGCGCCCGGCCAGCAGCAGGCTGACCGATGGCCGGGACACGCCCAGTTCGCGGGCCACCGCCGCCTTGGTGCGGTCTGCGGCGGCGTGGCGCAGCAGTTCCAGCCAGTCATGCGTCATGAGTGGCCCCCTGTTGCGCCAGTTCGGCCCGCGTAGGGATGCGGAAGACTTCACCGGTGTTGAGGTCGGTCAGGGTGCGGGTGGCCTTGTTGAAGGCCGGGGCCTCCAGCCCTGTGTTGCGGTCGCGACGCAGGCGGTAGCGTTGCGGGTGCGGGCCATTGCCCCGGCGGGGCAGCGCCAGCAGGTAGCCCGCGCAGGCCAGCGCCCGGATATAGTCGCCAAGGTTCTTTTCCGCGTAGGCTTCGCTGCCGTCGCACAGCATGGTCAGCAAATCGTCCAGGCTGAAGCCGTCGCGCATGCGCATGGCCCGCCACGCCTTGGCGCGCAGGGTGTTACCCGCCCGCGTCGAAACGTTCCTGCTGTCGGGGCCGGAGCGCAGTTCGATGCCGTTGGCCAGGACGGTGCGCCCGGCATCGGTGATGGTCAGGATGCCGTCCTCGAACGTGGCGTAGCCGCGCTTGTGCAGCGCCTTGCAGGAAAGCCGCGTGCCCTCGCGCGAGGTGCCGAGAGCCGCCACCAGTTCACGCAGCAGGCGCGGCTGGTCCGCCACCTGTTGCAGCAAGGGGGTGCCGTACCACGCCATCTAACGCCCCCCCGCCGCCTGCGCCCCCGTGCGGGGGGCGCGGCCCTGTCTGCCGGTGTTGGCCATGCGCGGGGCGCGGGCCTGCCAATCGTAGGAAAGGGGCACACCGGCCACGTCGGCCATGCCCACCTTGGCCAGTTCGTTGACCTTGGCGATGCGTTCGATGGTGGCCACGATGTTCAGCACTTCGCGCATGCGCCCGGCGGACAGGCGATGCACCTCGGCCACCAGTTCATCGGCCAGGGGCACTTCCGAGAGTTGCCCGCAGGCATGGGCCACGTCGGCCAGCGAGGCGGGGCGGAATTCCACCACCTGCGCGATGCGGCTGTTGATCTGCTTGTGCCGGGCGATGTTCTGCTGGATGCGTTCCATGCCGATCAGCACCACGGTCACCTCGGCCCTGTCGGACAGGTCGCGCACCTTTTCCAGCACGGCGGCGGACGAGGACAGGGTGAATTCCGCCTCGTCGATGACCAGCGGGGCCTGCGTTTCCACCACGTGTTCCAGCAAGCGCCCGAACAGTTGCTGCGCCGTGCCGCGCGGGTCCACCCGCAGTTCCTTGGCCAGTTCGGTCAGGAAGTACTTCGGGGTCCAGTCCACGTTGGCCCGCAGGAACACGGCCCCGGTTTCGGCGGCCCAATGCCCCACCGTGTGGCTTTTGCCGAAGCCCGGCGCGCCGTGAACCAGCATCATCCCGGCCTCCGCCGCGCCGCGCTGTTCCACCGCCTGAATGCCTGCGGTGAACCGGGTGTAGTTTTCCGTCCTGACGAATTGCTTGCGCATGGTGTCTCCTAGTTCTCGGTATGGGCGAGGGCCTTCCAGCCCGGCCACGCGATGCCTTCGTGCACGTAGCGGTCGTGGCTGTCGGCGTACTCGAAGGTTTCGACGTACCGGCACAGCCACGGTTCATCCTTGTCCAGCCAGCGGTCCTTGTGGCGCATCAGCCATTCGTACCGCTCGTGTCCGTGCGCGAAGCACGGGCGGGGTTGTTGTTCGGGGGCGGGGGCGCGCAGGGGCGCAACGTCCAGCGTGATGGAGGGGGCGATGTTGGGGGCGGCGGGTTCGTCTGCCCGTGCGGGCAGCGGTTCACGCGGGGCAAGGCTGTCGGCCACCAGGGTGATGACGTGGGGGTGGCCAGCTTCGGGCAGCACAAGGGTTGCGCCGGGCGCGATGCGGCCCGCCTTGGCCTCCAGCCGCTTGAGTTGTGCGGCCTCGCGCTGGGCGCGGGCGGCTTCGATGCGGGTTTGCTGGAAGTAGGGAATGCTGTTGCCGTCCAGCACGGCGTCGCAAATCTTGTGGCCGTCCATGGTCCAGACGTAGACCCGGCTGGCATCCCACACGTCGTAGCGCACCATCACCGCGTCGCCGTGGTGCGGGGCAAGGTCGTCGGCGTAGTAGATGCCGCCGCCGAAGCGCACCTCGCCGTTGCGCACGATGCGGCGCTCTGCGGGCATGAAGAAATCGTTGGAGCAGTCGGCGGGAACGCGCACCGGTTCCCACCCCGTGGAAAGGAAGTGCTGCCACGCCTCGTCGGGCGACATGTGGCGGCGCTTGCCGCTGGCGTCGGTGGTCATGGGCAGCGCGCGGTGGGGCGTGGCGTTGTATTCGGCCACGCGCTCCAGCATGGCCGTCTTGAATTCGTCCCACGTGGGCATCAGGGCCGTGCGGGCGCCGCGCTTCAGGGCTTCGCGGGTGATCTTGTAGACCTTCTTGGCCGCGTCCGCGTCCATGTCGCGGTGCGTGCAGGTGGCAAACCGCTTGGCCACCGGGTCGCAGAAGGTGGGCACGGCGCGCTCCATCAGGCCCTTGCCCTGCGGGCGGCCCGGAATGGACGCGGCGCGTTCGATGCCCAGCCGGGCCAACATCCCCGTGCCGGGGGCGGTCAGCAGCAGGTTGTCGTAGCCGGGGCCGTTGTCCGAGTAGAACATGGCCGGAATGCCGCCGAACAGGCAGGCCATGCGCAACGCATCCAGCACGCCCTGGGCGTTTTCCGCGTAGTTCAGCGAAATGCCCACGCAACGCCGGGTGGCCATGTCCAGCACGATGGTGACTTCCGGCTTGAACGGCTGGCCGTTGTGCGGATTGCGGATTTCGGCGTCGAAGGTGGTGCCGTCTGCCGTGTAGCAATCGCCGGGCAGCATGTCCTTTGTGGAGCGGCGCTTGTGCGGTTGCAGCTTCAGCAGGGCGTTGCCCGTCCTGCGGCCCCGCTCCAGTTCCGGCAGCGCCACCTTGGCCGCCCAGCGTTTTACCGCGTGGATGGACGGCGGCGTGCCCGTCAGCGCGCCGTCCGCGTAGGCGCGGCACAGGTCGCGGTGGGCCTGCGTCAGGGACGGCTTTTGCGGCAGACGGAAGAACGCGAGGAAGGCGTCCGCCCACGGCGGCACCGTCATGTCCTTGGCCTTGTGCTTGGGCACCAAGGCGTCTTCGCCGCCCTTGATGTACAGGGTGCGCCATGCGTACAGCCTGCGCCGCGAAAGGCCGCGCTTGTCGCCGCTGCCGAAGCGGTCGTTGGCGTCGCGCACCGCGCGCATCAGGTGCGCGGGCAGCGTGCCGTCGGCAGCGTCCTGCACCAGCTTCATGATGGCCGCGTCCACGCCCGTCAGCACGGCAAGGCGTTCCACCTCGCGGATAAGGGCAAGGCGCGCCATGGCGATTTCGCGCTGGCGGTTGGAGCAGTGCTTCAGCGGGGACATGCGGGCGGCGATGGCCCGGCGCGGGTCTGCGGCATCGAGCGGCGGCAACGCGGGCAGGTTCTTTTCCGCCTCCTGCGCCGCCGTGCGCAACATCCCGTCCAGCAGGGCCTTGCGTGTGGACTTGGGCATGGAGGAGATGATCCACACATTGCCCCCGCCCCGGCCTTCACGCTGGCGGGATTCCCAGCGTTCACGCTTGGCGCGCAGTTGTACCGCCCGGTCCTGAATGCCGAGAAGCGGGACAAGCTCCAGCGTGGTGTATCCTTCCTTCACCGGTTCCATGGAGGCCCCCTACGCGGCCTCGCGGGAAGACATGTCGTCGGGCAGATTCAGGAACCGCGCCGGGCAGCCAAGGTCCAGCAGCTTGCGCAGTACGCGCCGGTTGTTCCGCCGCCCCCATATCGTGCTGGACACGAGGGACGTGTTGACGCCGAGTTCCTCCGCAATGACCAACTGACGGATGCGATTGCGCCGCAGCCAATCAAGAATGTGGTAGGTCTGGCGTTCCTTACCGGTGCCGATTCGCCAATCCCAGGTCATCTTCAAGCTCCATTTCAAGTTGGCGGACCGCCTTGCGGCGACGTTTGGTTTCCCAGCACACATGCCCGTAATCGCGCAGGCGCTTGTCCTCGGCGGTCATGACCCCGCAGCCGAGCAGCCCCAGCAGTTGAGCCAAGGGTTGCACGCT
This DNA window, taken from Nitratidesulfovibrio sp., encodes the following:
- a CDS encoding helix-turn-helix transcriptional regulator, which codes for MTHDWLELLRHAAADRTKAAVARELGVSRPSVSLLLAGRYPGRTDRMAQRILETYGRVACPFLGRELTALECARHNGPIPTSSPAALRHWRACQACPHRPQPEQPNGGN
- a CDS encoding winged helix-turn-helix domain-containing protein, encoding MAWYGTPLLQQVADQPRLLRELVAALGTSREGTRLSCKALHKRGYATFEDGILTITDAGRTVLANGIELRSGPDSRNVSTRAGNTLRAKAWRAMRMRDGFSLDDLLTMLCDGSEAYAEKNLGDYIRALACAGYLLALPRRGNGPHPQRYRLRRDRNTGLEAPAFNKATRTLTDLNTGEVFRIPTRAELAQQGATHDA
- a CDS encoding ATP-binding protein, yielding MRKQFVRTENYTRFTAGIQAVEQRGAAEAGMMLVHGAPGFGKSHTVGHWAAETGAVFLRANVDWTPKYFLTELAKELRVDPRGTAQQLFGRLLEHVVETQAPLVIDEAEFTLSSSAAVLEKVRDLSDRAEVTVVLIGMERIQQNIARHKQINSRIAQVVEFRPASLADVAHACGQLSEVPLADELVAEVHRLSAGRMREVLNIVATIERIAKVNELAKVGMADVAGVPLSYDWQARAPRMANTGRQGRAPRTGAQAAGGR
- a CDS encoding transposase, with translation MEPVKEGYTTLELVPLLGIQDRAVQLRAKRERWESRQREGRGGGNVWIISSMPKSTRKALLDGMLRTAAQEAEKNLPALPPLDAADPRRAIAARMSPLKHCSNRQREIAMARLALIREVERLAVLTGVDAAIMKLVQDAADGTLPAHLMRAVRDANDRFGSGDKRGLSRRRLYAWRTLYIKGGEDALVPKHKAKDMTVPPWADAFLAFFRLPQKPSLTQAHRDLCRAYADGALTGTPPSIHAVKRWAAKVALPELERGRRTGNALLKLQPHKRRSTKDMLPGDCYTADGTTFDAEIRNPHNGQPFKPEVTIVLDMATRRCVGISLNYAENAQGVLDALRMACLFGGIPAMFYSDNGPGYDNLLLTAPGTGMLARLGIERAASIPGRPQGKGLMERAVPTFCDPVAKRFATCTHRDMDADAAKKVYKITREALKRGARTALMPTWDEFKTAMLERVAEYNATPHRALPMTTDASGKRRHMSPDEAWQHFLSTGWEPVRVPADCSNDFFMPAERRIVRNGEVRFGGGIYYADDLAPHHGDAVMVRYDVWDASRVYVWTMDGHKICDAVLDGNSIPYFQQTRIEAARAQREAAQLKRLEAKAGRIAPGATLVLPEAGHPHVITLVADSLAPREPLPARADEPAAPNIAPSITLDVAPLRAPAPEQQPRPCFAHGHERYEWLMRHKDRWLDKDEPWLCRYVETFEYADSHDRYVHEGIAWPGWKALAHTEN